Sequence from the Streptomyces mobaraensis NBRC 13819 = DSM 40847 genome:
GCCGACCACCGCCCTGGACGTCACCGTCCAGGCACAGGTGATGGACCTCCTGGCCGAACTCCAGCGGGAGTTCAACATGGGGCTCATCCTCATCACCCACGACCTGGGTGTCGTCGCCGACGTCGCCGACAAGATCGCGGTGATGTACGCGGGCCGGATCGTCGAGACCGCGCCCGTCCACGAGCTGTACAAGCGCCCGGCCCACCCGTACACCCGGGGCCTGCTCGACTCGATCCCGCGCCTGGACCAGAAGGGCCAGGAGCTCTACGCGATCAAGGGCCTGCCGCCCAACCTGCTGCACATCCCCGCGGGTTGCGCCTTCAGCCCGCGCTGCCCCAAGGCGCAGGACATCTGCCGTACGGAGATCCCGGCGCTGCACGACGTGGCGGAGGCGGACGGCGCGGCACTGCCGGGCCGGCGGAGCGCCTGCCACTTCTGGAAGGAGACGATCCATGGCTGAGACCGGCAAGAAGCCCGGCGCGAAGTCCGCCGAGCAGGACGCGGCCGTGGACGCGACGCCCAACGTCTCCGACGTGCACGTGGCCGACGCGAGCACGACCGCCGAGGTGGAGGCCGTCCTCGAAGCGCCCGTCGAGCGCGGCGAGCCGATCCTCCAGGTGCGCAACCTCGTCAAGCACTTCCCGCTGACGCAGGGCATCCTGTTCAAGAAGCAGGTCGGCGCGGTCAAGGCCGTGGACGGGGTCTCGTTCGACCTCTACCAGGGCGAGACGCTGGGCATCGTCGGCGAGTCCGGCTGCGGCAAGTCCACCGTGGCCAAGCTGCTGATGACGCTGGAGCGGGCCACCGCGGGCGAGGTCTTCTACAAGGGCCAGGACATCACCAAGCTGTCGGGGCGGGCGCTGAAGGCCGTGCGCCGCAACATCCAGATGGTGTTCCAGGACCCGTACACCTCGCTGAACCCCCGGATGACCGTCGGCGACATCATCGGAGAGCCCTTCGACATCCACCCCGAGGTGGCCCCCAAGGGCGACCGCCGGAAGCGGGTCCGCGAGCTGCTGGACGTCGTCGGCCTCAACCCGGAGTACATCAACCGGTACCCGCACCAGTTCTCGGGCGGCCAGCGGCAGCGCATCGGCATCGCGCGCGGGCTGGCGCTGAACCCCGAGATCATCATCTGCGACGAGCCGGTGTCCGCGCTGGACGTGTCGGTGCAGGCGCAGGTCGTCAACCTGATGGAGAAGCTCCAGGACGAGTTCAACCTCTCCTACATCTTCATCGCCCACGACCTGTCGATCGTCCGGCACATCTCCGACCGGGTCGGCGTGATGTACCTGGGGAAGATGGCCGAGATCGGCACCGACGTGCAGATCTACGACCACCCGACCCACCCGTACACGCAGGCGCTGCTGTCGGCCGTCCCGGTGCCCGACCCGGACGCGCGGGAGGGTCGCGAGCGGATCATCCTGTCCGGTGACGTCCCGTCGCCGGCCAACCCGCCGTCCGGTTGCCGGTTCCGCACCCGCTGCTGGAAGGCACAGGACAAGTGCGCCGAGGAGGTGCCGCTGCTGGCGGTGCCGGAGGTCTTCGCGGGCAAGGAGATCCCGGCGGCCCACGAGTCGGCGTGCCACTTCGCCGAGGAGAAGCAGGTGGTGGGCGCGGCGTAACCGCGCCGTCCGCCCGTCGCGTTCGTCAGGGGCTTCCCGGCCGGTCCGGGGAGCCCCTGACGCGTGTCAGCGACTGACGGCGACCGGGAGGGTGAGGAAGCCGCGGAGCGTGGGATGGGGTTCGCGGAGGCCCGGGCGGGCGGGGGTGGCGTCGGGGTGGGCGGCGGCGAACTCGGTGAGGAGGACGCGCGCTTCGAGGAGGGCCAGGGGGACGCCGAGGCACGCGTGGGGGCCGAGGCCGAAGGCGAAGTGCGGGTTCGGGGTGCGGGAGAGGTCCAGCAGGTCGGGGTGCGGGAACACCTCGGGGTCCCGGTGGGCGGAGCCCAGCAGGACCCGGACCCGGTCGCCGGCGGCCAGGCGGCGTCCACCGAGCGTCGTCGCGGACGTCACCGCCCGGTCCTGGGCCTGGAACGGGCTGTCGTAGCGGATGAGTTCGTCCAGCGCGGCCGTCAGCCGGGGGCCGTTCACGGTGGCGAGGCGGGGGAGGGACCCGGGGGTGCGGACGAGGGCGTTCAGGGCGTTGCCGAGCAGGCGCGGGCCCGAGTTGAGCGCGGCGAAGAGCAGCGCGCACAGCGCTCCGGTCAGCGCTTCGAGGGCGACCGCGCGCTCGGCCTCGTGCAGCCGCAGGTAGCGCAGGACGCCGCCGCGGCGGTCGCTGCCGCCGTGCGCGTACCGGTACTCGGCGCGCAGCATCTGGCCCAGCAGGGCCCGGGCGCGCAGTCCGGCCTCGGCCTCCTCGGGCGTGGCCCCGGCCGTCATGCCGCGGGCGGCGTCCCGGCAGGTGTCGAGGAAGCCGTCCCGCCGGGCGAGGCCGCCGCCGAACAGCGCCCCGGCGGCGTAGGAGGCGACGGGTACGGCGAGGTCGGCCACGAATTGCGTCTCCGTCCGGCCTTCCCGCGCCGTGAGCAGGTGCCGGGTGAACTCCCGTACGTCCGCGGCGAGCTGGCCGAAGTCCTGCGCCCGGAAGGCGTCGGTCAGCAGCTCCCGCACCGGCGCCCGGTCCTCCGGCGCGAGCGTGCCGGAGCGCTCCGGCACGAGCGCTCCGGCGTCCCGCAGCCGGCGCGGATCGGCGGTGAACAGCGCGTCGTCCCGGAGCACGGCCAGGCAGTCCTCGTAGCGGGATATCACCCAGAGCCCGGTTTCCGGATGGCGGTGTACCGGGTCCTCTTGCCGCAGCTTGGTATAGACCTGATAGGGGTCCTGGAGAAAGGCCGGGGAAAGCGGGTCGAAAAGCGCGCCGTCGGGTGCGGGTGACCCCGCGCAATTCCCGGGCACGGGGGATTCCCTGGTACACATCCGCCCCGTCCCCGGATGCCGTGGTTCCGGCTCGCTCATCCGTCTTCCTCCTCGTCGTCCGCGACCGCCGAACTGCGCTGCAACCGACGGGGGTTGGTAATTGAATGCGAGACGACGCATCGTACTGAGGGGGCGGGGCCCGGGGACAGGGAAAGGGCCGAACGGAATCGGAGGAATGGTCGCCGGATTTCTCCCGGCTCAGTTCACCAGCAGCGCCATGTCCCAGCCGGCGTGCGCCCGGCCGCCGTTGGCGTAGGCGTCGAGGGCGAGGGCGGTGCCGGCGGCGCCGTCGAGGAAGCCGGGGACGTCGGCGCCCTCCGGGGCGTTCCGGACGGAGGCGCGGAAGCCGAAGCGGTTCTCCTCGCGGAAGTGCCCGAGCGTCATGGCCGCGAGTTCGTCGACGACGGTGTCGAGACGCTCGTCGTCGATGTGCTCCCGGAGCAGCCCCAGGACGTGCAGCGCGCCGCCGGTGCCGTGGCACAGCCCGGCGTCCTCCAGCCCCCAGGCGGGCAGCGGACGGTCGAGGAGGGGGAGCAGGGCGCGACGGGCCAGCTCGTGCCAGTCCGGCCGGCCCAGGGCGAGGGCGGCGAGCTGGACGGCGCGCGCGATGCCCGGGGAGCCGTAGCACCAGGAGGGCCGCTGCCGGGGCGGCGCCGGTGCGCCGGGCCCGGCGGCCCAGTCGTCCGCGGTGAGGTACGGCGGCCACCGCAGCCCCTCGCCGTCGGGCACGGCCCACGTCTCCAGCAGCCCGACGAGGGCCTCGACGGCCTCCTCCTGCCCCTCGACGGTCACGCCGGCCCGCCAGGCCAGCGAGAGCAGGGCGAGCGGCCCGCTCACGCCGTGCGAGAGGCCGAGGTTGAGGTGGCCGTCCGGGAGTTCCGCCTCCTGGCCCGCCCTGGGCGCGGCCCGCGTCCACCAGTGCGGAACCGTGTGCCCCCGCCGGGTGATCCCGCCCAGCGCCATGGCGGTCAGGTACCCCAGCACCGCACGGGTCTCCTCCGCGGCGCTCTCGCCCCGGGCGAGGAGGTGCCGGCCCAGGCCGCTCATGCCGCGGATCAGCTCGAACTCGGCGTTGTCGGCGACGGGTTCGTCCGGTACCGGGGGGAGCGCCTCCCGGACCAGGTCCCGGTGGTAGGCGTCCAGGCGGGCGAGCGCCTCGCGGTAGCCGCCGGTGGCGCGATGGGCGATCAGCAGGGCGTAGGCCGCGGCGCTCGTGGTGGCGTAGAGGCCGCCGGGCGGGTTGTCCCCCGAGGCCACCGCCGCCAGCGACCGCCGCAGGTGGGCGTGGGCGTGCGCGACGTGCGAGGGGTGGCGCTCGGTGGCGCCGCTGAAGGCGAGCGAGACGGCGGGGAAGCCGTTGGCCAGGGACAGGGGGACCCAGAGACCGTCGGCTTCCGTGCCCGGACCGGCCGGAAGGTCCGGATAGCCCGTGCCGGCCTCGACGGCCTCCGGGTCCGTGAGCCGGCCGAGGACCCGCGCGGCCACGGCACGGGCCTCGTCGGCATGGCGTGGTGCCCGCACGTCAGACGTCCTTTCGGGGGCTGGTGCCGGTGTGGCGGCGGCGTCCGAGGTGGTCGCGTGCGATGCCGCGGAGGACGGCGTACCCCCGCTCCTCGCCGTCCCGGTCGATGCCGAACAGCCGGTTGTGCTGCATGTGGAGCAGACCGAGGAGGGCGGCGGTGTCGTGCGGCACCACCAGCGGCCCGTAGGCCCGGCCCGCCGGGGCACCGGCCCACAGCTCCTCCAGGTGGGGCGCGCCCAGGAGGGCGGCGAGGCCGGTGGCCGCCCGGCCCGGCAGGACGGCCTCCCTGGCCGCCGCGCGGTGCCGCTGGAACGCGCTGTGCTCCGCGCCCTTGGAGAAGACGGCATCCACCCAGCCGCACCAGTCCCAGTCGCCCAGCGATTCCAGCAGGGCGGCGTGGTTGGCGGCGGCCAGGACCTCGTCCGGCGGCCGGGGGCCGCCCCGCGCGCGCAGGGCGAGTTGGCCGAGCGCCGAGCGGCTGTCCAGGTGGAAGAGGCGCTCGGCGTGCGGCAGCGCGTCGGGGCCGCCGTAGCGGCCGGTCTCCGGCTCGTAGGTGTCCAGGACCAGCCGGCGGAGCAGCCCGGCGTCCTGCCAGGACCGGGCGTGCCGGGCGAGCGCGGGCAGGAGGCGGCCGTGCAGCGTCCCGGGGTCGCCGTGGAAGCGGAGCCGCAGGTGCGGGTCCGGGTCCCGGTACCGGAGGAAGAACCACCGGTCGGCGTCCTCGCCGGCGTCCCGCACGAGGCGGGGGAGCCACCGGCCGAGGAGTTCGGCGTGGGCGTCCTCCGCGGCGTACAGCTTGGCGTAGAGCCAGTCCTCGCCGGGGAGGTGCCGTCCGGCGCGGGGGGACGGCGCGACGGTCCCGGGCGCGGCGGGTTCCGGCCCGGCGGGCTCGGGGCGGTGGACCAGCGGGACCACCACCTCGGTCCGGTGCCCGTGGGCCCAGCCCAGTCCGGTGCCGTCGGCCGACGGGTCCTCGGTGACGAGGAAGGGGACGGCGGTGCGGACCTCGTGCCGCAGCACCGTGCGGTGCCAGGGGTCGTCGAGGTCGAGGCCGTGGCCCCGGTCGTCGAGGACGAGCTGGACGTGGCGCGGTATCCCGTGGCGGTCCCGCCAGGCGGCCACCGCGGTGTCCCAGCGGCCGGGGTCGGCCGCCGCCGCGCGCAGGTGCCGGTCCGGCTTCCAGCGGCGCGGGCAGAGGGTGACCCGGCCGAAGGTCACCCGGGGGAGGGCGGGCAGGTCCTCCAGCCCGTACCAGTCCCAGCCGGTCCACGGCCGCCCCCGCCCGTGACCGATGTCGATCAGCAACCGGGCCGGGCCGGGGGCCAGTTTGTGCGGGTTGACCATGTGGGGGACGACCGGCAGGACCGTCCGGCCGGTCGCGGGGTCCGTCAGCCGCAGCCCCGAGGCGTCGACGCCGACGAGCAGCCGGCGCCAGTCGAGGTGGCCCGGCAGGGCGGGATCGGCGTACACCCCGACCGGGATGCGGTGCGGCACCAGCGCGGGGACGCGCATCGGGTTGAGCGCGCGCGGGTCGTGCGGGCGGAAGACGACCTGGGCGGGCAGGGCCCGGCCGTCGTCGAGCCGGCCGAGCAGCCGGGCCAGGTCCTCGGTGGCACCGGTGACCCCGGCGAACCGGGCGACGGTGGCACCCGCGGTCCACGAACCCGTGTGCGGGCCCGCGATCAGCCGGAACTCGCCCCGGTCCAGGGCCTGGAGGTCGTCGGCGAGCAGGTGGAAGCAGAGGTCCAGC
This genomic interval carries:
- a CDS encoding lanthionine synthetase C family protein: MRAPRHADEARAVAARVLGRLTDPEAVEAGTGYPDLPAGPGTEADGLWVPLSLANGFPAVSLAFSGATERHPSHVAHAHAHLRRSLAAVASGDNPPGGLYATTSAAAYALLIAHRATGGYREALARLDAYHRDLVREALPPVPDEPVADNAEFELIRGMSGLGRHLLARGESAAEETRAVLGYLTAMALGGITRRGHTVPHWWTRAAPRAGQEAELPDGHLNLGLSHGVSGPLALLSLAWRAGVTVEGQEEAVEALVGLLETWAVPDGEGLRWPPYLTADDWAAGPGAPAPPRQRPSWCYGSPGIARAVQLAALALGRPDWHELARRALLPLLDRPLPAWGLEDAGLCHGTGGALHVLGLLREHIDDERLDTVVDELAAMTLGHFREENRFGFRASVRNAPEGADVPGFLDGAAGTALALDAYANGGRAHAGWDMALLVN
- a CDS encoding ABC transporter ATP-binding protein — its product is MAETGKKPGAKSAEQDAAVDATPNVSDVHVADASTTAEVEAVLEAPVERGEPILQVRNLVKHFPLTQGILFKKQVGAVKAVDGVSFDLYQGETLGIVGESGCGKSTVAKLLMTLERATAGEVFYKGQDITKLSGRALKAVRRNIQMVFQDPYTSLNPRMTVGDIIGEPFDIHPEVAPKGDRRKRVRELLDVVGLNPEYINRYPHQFSGGQRQRIGIARGLALNPEIIICDEPVSALDVSVQAQVVNLMEKLQDEFNLSYIFIAHDLSIVRHISDRVGVMYLGKMAEIGTDVQIYDHPTHPYTQALLSAVPVPDPDAREGRERIILSGDVPSPANPPSGCRFRTRCWKAQDKCAEEVPLLAVPEVFAGKEIPAAHESACHFAEEKQVVGAA
- a CDS encoding lantibiotic dehydratase — translated: MPYDHYETAGPLFVRMAGAPRTRYLPTGETDPWAHIRRLASDPLLREAVRVASGSLADALDRLNAGERLSPKNLTRTALSLTRYALRHSGRPTPFGLFAGVAVAGTGPARAEVTGPGRKSVRVDGTWLEGRVRRWLTVPEVRHRISVAANDLCRVRGDRLLLAAGRGETSVRRNALVDWARETAAAPVPYGELIAKAAAAFPEVPAERVDGALAQLLRHGFLLCSLGEPDVDGRLLDRVEEAVAGLPDAVAELRGARAALAAYERVDPGAGETAWRTAVAALSPDRPAGTPPVQVDLGAVADVRLPEAVAEEVRRYASMMWTLSPRWAALPHLRDYQDAFVDRYGTTGLVPLGELTDPHRGLGLPAAYRDPDAAPPPHDPRDDTARRRRLLLAELVQEAMSAHDGELRLTSDVLALLAQDEPSEAERRTAPPQSLDLCFHLLADDLQALDRGEFRLIAGPHTGSWTAGATVARFAGVTGATEDLARLLGRLDDGRALPAQVVFRPHDPRALNPMRVPALVPHRIPVGVYADPALPGHLDWRRLLVGVDASGLRLTDPATGRTVLPVVPHMVNPHKLAPGPARLLIDIGHGRGRPWTGWDWYGLEDLPALPRVTFGRVTLCPRRWKPDRHLRAAAADPGRWDTAVAAWRDRHGIPRHVQLVLDDRGHGLDLDDPWHRTVLRHEVRTAVPFLVTEDPSADGTGLGWAHGHRTEVVVPLVHRPEPAGPEPAAPGTVAPSPRAGRHLPGEDWLYAKLYAAEDAHAELLGRWLPRLVRDAGEDADRWFFLRYRDPDPHLRLRFHGDPGTLHGRLLPALARHARSWQDAGLLRRLVLDTYEPETGRYGGPDALPHAERLFHLDSRSALGQLALRARGGPRPPDEVLAAANHAALLESLGDWDWCGWVDAVFSKGAEHSAFQRHRAAAREAVLPGRAATGLAALLGAPHLEELWAGAPAGRAYGPLVVPHDTAALLGLLHMQHNRLFGIDRDGEERGYAVLRGIARDHLGRRRHTGTSPRKDV
- a CDS encoding cytochrome P450, with translation MISRYEDCLAVLRDDALFTADPRRLRDAGALVPERSGTLAPEDRAPVRELLTDAFRAQDFGQLAADVREFTRHLLTAREGRTETQFVADLAVPVASYAAGALFGGGLARRDGFLDTCRDAARGMTAGATPEEAEAGLRARALLGQMLRAEYRYAHGGSDRRGGVLRYLRLHEAERAVALEALTGALCALLFAALNSGPRLLGNALNALVRTPGSLPRLATVNGPRLTAALDELIRYDSPFQAQDRAVTSATTLGGRRLAAGDRVRVLLGSAHRDPEVFPHPDLLDLSRTPNPHFAFGLGPHACLGVPLALLEARVLLTEFAAAHPDATPARPGLREPHPTLRGFLTLPVAVSR